From a region of the Streptomyces sp. B21-083 genome:
- a CDS encoding carbohydrate ABC transporter permease, with translation MSLNTQLVRSLKAPARPVWEEQPSKAGITAKSGFLVLCCLGVLGPLWIVIVTSLSPKPVIDRVGGLVVIPQGITFVNYTELLSGGQVSRAIMVSVGVTLFGTLFSMAVSVLAAYGLSRPGSLGHRFFLFIMMATMFFGAGLIPTYLLVQSLGLTDTYLSLVLPSAVSVFNILVLRAFFMGISPELTESARIDGAGDARILLTIIMPLSRAVLAVISLFYAVGYWSAWFNASIYLSDQDMMPLQNVLIQLVQKNTANPTGLQQAVRTGQLSALGLQMAVMVLALIPVAVASPFVQRHFKKGMLTGAVKG, from the coding sequence GTGAGCCTCAACACGCAGCTCGTCCGCAGCCTCAAGGCTCCTGCCCGACCCGTGTGGGAGGAGCAGCCCAGCAAGGCCGGAATCACCGCCAAGAGCGGCTTTCTCGTGCTCTGCTGTCTGGGGGTGCTCGGCCCGCTGTGGATCGTGATCGTCACCAGCCTCTCCCCGAAGCCGGTGATCGACCGGGTCGGCGGTCTCGTCGTGATCCCCCAGGGCATCACCTTCGTCAACTACACGGAGCTGCTCAGCGGCGGTCAGGTCAGCCGGGCGATCATGGTCTCGGTCGGTGTCACGCTGTTCGGCACGCTGTTCTCGATGGCGGTGTCGGTCCTCGCGGCCTACGGGCTGTCCCGGCCCGGCAGCCTGGGACACCGGTTCTTCCTGTTCATCATGATGGCGACCATGTTCTTCGGGGCCGGCCTCATCCCGACGTACCTTCTGGTGCAGTCGCTGGGGCTCACCGACACCTATCTGTCGCTGGTCCTGCCCAGCGCGGTCAGCGTCTTCAACATCCTCGTCCTGCGGGCCTTCTTCATGGGGATCTCGCCCGAGCTCACCGAGTCCGCGCGGATCGACGGGGCAGGGGACGCGCGGATCCTGCTGACCATCATCATGCCGCTGTCCCGGGCGGTGCTGGCCGTGATCTCCCTGTTCTACGCGGTCGGGTACTGGAGTGCCTGGTTCAACGCCTCCATCTATCTCAGCGACCAGGACATGATGCCGTTGCAGAACGTGCTCATCCAGCTGGTCCAGAAGAACACCGCGAACCCGACGGGCCTTCAACAGGCGGTCCGTACCGGGCAGTTGTCGGCGCTGGGGCTGCAGATGGCCGTGATGGTCCTCGCGTTGATCCCTGTCGCGGTGGCGTCGCCGTTCGTGCAGCGGCACTTCAAGAAGGGCATGTTGACCGGGGCTGTCAAGGGCTGA
- a CDS encoding 1,4-beta-glucanase, with amino-acid sequence MSSSRPSRRAVLAATAAVAAVSTVSLSGTAAQAASGAAAAPAYRWRTAVIGGTGFVTGVLFHPSVRGLAYARTDIGGAYRWDDRAARWTALTDHLGWDDWNLTGVEAIAVDPAHPDRVYLSLGTYAQSWAGNGAVLRSEDRGATWKRTDLTVKVGANEDGRGTGERLLVDPRDSDTLWLGTRHDGLLKSTDRGATWAPASTFPATPSASGQGVTLLVAAGRTVYAGWGDGDGKGTAGTANLYRTTDGTTWEAVPGQPVGATSAKVPIRAAYDKQTRDLYVTYGNTAGPNGQSDGSVHKLRTTTGSWTEVSPVKPGGTTADGSPDTFAYGGVAVDACRPGTLVVSTNNRWADIDTVFRSTNGGRTWTSLKDSAVFDVSETPFLNWAGDKPKFGWWIQALALDPHDSRHIVYGTGATLYGTRDLKHWAPQIRGLEETSVRQLISPPVGQAHLLSGLGDIGVMYHERLTASPARGMASNPVFGSATGLSQATAKPSYVVRTGFGDNGNGAFSNDGGRSWAPFAAQPGIAKDAPGPIATNADGSVLVWTFVHWDGTKYPAQRSTDNGATWSEVPSVPKGATPVADPADPTRFYAYDTDTGTLYASTDSGLTFTARASGLPSGDSQFELVAAPGRAGDLWLSTKGNGLHRSTDGGATFTKVASCRASHTLGFGRAAKGAAYPAIYMVGSTDTITAVHRSDDEARTWTRINDDAHQWGWTGEVITGDPRIHGRVYLGTNGRGIQYGDPV; translated from the coding sequence ATGTCTTCGTCCCGTCCGAGTAGACGTGCAGTTCTTGCTGCGACCGCTGCCGTTGCCGCCGTCTCGACCGTGTCACTGTCCGGTACGGCGGCCCAGGCGGCCTCCGGCGCCGCCGCGGCCCCCGCCTACCGCTGGCGCACCGCCGTCATCGGCGGCACCGGATTCGTCACCGGCGTGCTCTTCCACCCGTCCGTCCGGGGTCTCGCCTACGCCCGTACCGACATCGGCGGCGCCTACCGCTGGGACGACCGCGCCGCCCGCTGGACCGCGCTCACCGATCACCTCGGGTGGGACGACTGGAACCTGACCGGGGTGGAGGCGATCGCCGTCGACCCCGCGCACCCCGATCGCGTCTACCTCTCCCTCGGCACCTACGCCCAGTCGTGGGCCGGGAACGGTGCCGTCCTGCGCTCCGAGGACCGGGGCGCCACCTGGAAGCGCACCGACCTGACTGTCAAGGTCGGGGCCAACGAGGACGGGCGCGGCACCGGCGAGCGGCTGCTCGTCGACCCGCGTGACAGCGACACCCTGTGGCTGGGCACCCGACACGACGGACTCCTCAAGTCCACCGACCGGGGCGCCACCTGGGCCCCCGCGAGCACTTTCCCGGCCACCCCGAGCGCGAGCGGCCAGGGCGTCACCCTCCTGGTCGCGGCCGGCCGTACCGTCTACGCGGGCTGGGGCGACGGCGACGGAAAGGGCACCGCCGGTACGGCCAACCTGTACCGCACCACCGACGGCACGACCTGGGAAGCCGTGCCCGGGCAGCCCGTCGGCGCCACCTCCGCCAAGGTGCCGATCCGTGCCGCCTACGACAAGCAGACCCGCGACCTGTACGTGACGTACGGCAACACGGCCGGACCCAACGGCCAGTCGGACGGCAGTGTGCACAAGCTGCGCACCACGACCGGGAGTTGGACAGAGGTGAGCCCGGTCAAGCCGGGCGGGACCACCGCCGACGGCTCCCCCGACACCTTCGCCTACGGCGGAGTCGCCGTCGACGCCTGCCGGCCCGGCACCCTCGTCGTCTCCACCAACAACCGCTGGGCCGACATCGACACGGTGTTCCGCTCCACCAACGGCGGCCGCACCTGGACATCCCTCAAGGACAGCGCCGTGTTCGACGTGTCCGAGACGCCCTTCCTCAACTGGGCCGGCGACAAGCCGAAGTTCGGCTGGTGGATACAGGCGCTCGCCCTCGACCCCCACGACTCGCGGCACATCGTCTACGGGACCGGCGCGACCCTCTACGGCACCCGCGACCTCAAACACTGGGCCCCGCAGATCCGCGGCCTGGAGGAGACGTCCGTACGCCAGCTGATCTCGCCCCCGGTCGGGCAGGCGCACCTGCTCAGCGGGCTCGGGGACATCGGCGTGATGTACCACGAGCGGCTCACGGCGTCCCCGGCGCGCGGCATGGCGTCGAACCCCGTGTTCGGATCGGCGACGGGACTCTCCCAGGCCACCGCCAAGCCGTCGTACGTCGTCCGGACAGGGTTCGGCGACAATGGCAACGGGGCCTTCTCGAACGACGGCGGGCGCAGCTGGGCGCCCTTCGCCGCCCAGCCCGGCATCGCCAAGGACGCACCGGGGCCGATCGCCACCAACGCCGACGGCAGCGTGCTGGTGTGGACCTTCGTGCACTGGGACGGCACGAAGTACCCGGCCCAGCGCTCCACGGACAACGGCGCGACGTGGTCCGAGGTCCCCTCCGTCCCGAAGGGCGCCACGCCGGTCGCCGACCCGGCCGACCCGACGCGCTTCTACGCCTACGACACCGACACGGGAACCCTGTACGCCAGCACGGACAGCGGCCTCACCTTCACCGCCCGGGCGAGCGGACTGCCCTCCGGTGACAGCCAGTTCGAGCTGGTCGCGGCGCCGGGCAGGGCGGGTGACCTGTGGCTGAGCACCAAGGGGAACGGGCTCCACCGGTCCACCGACGGGGGCGCCACCTTCACCAAGGTCGCCAGTTGCCGGGCGTCGCACACGCTCGGGTTCGGCCGGGCGGCCAAGGGTGCCGCCTACCCGGCGATCTACATGGTGGGTTCCACCGACACCATCACCGCCGTCCACCGCTCCGACGACGAGGCGAGGACCTGGACGCGGATCAACGACGACGCCCACCAGTGGGGTTGGACCGGCGAGGTGATCACCGGCGATCCGCGGATCCACGGCCGCGTCTACCTCGGCACCAACGGACGGGGCATCCAGTACGGGGATCCCGTCTGA
- a CDS encoding ABC transporter permease, which yields MSLTAGSRPDGIRPPAAVEEPTAAVAAATAPTMASSATTTTVSASAKGRAARKADKVPFKVRLRRDRTLILMTLPVMVLLLLFNYVPLLGNVVAFQDYDPYVSSNGVTAIFHSPWVGVEQFSRMLDDPLFWSAAKNTIVLFVLQLVLFFPVPIALALLINSVIRPRVRAVAQAIMYLPHFFSWVLVVTVFQQIFGGAGIIAQTLENHGWTGFDLMTNSGLFKFLVTAQAVWKDSGWGIIVFLAALAAVSTDLYEAAAMDGAGRWRRMWHVTLPALRPVIALLLVLRVGDALSVGFEQFLLQRYAVGAGASEVLDTYVWNMGIQNGDFSYAAAVGLVKGAIGVCLVLGANKFAHLLGEQGVYKK from the coding sequence ATGTCTCTCACGGCCGGGAGCAGGCCCGACGGGATTCGCCCTCCCGCGGCGGTCGAGGAACCGACGGCCGCGGTCGCCGCGGCAACGGCTCCGACCATGGCGTCGAGCGCGACCACGACCACGGTTTCGGCTTCGGCGAAGGGGCGGGCGGCGCGCAAGGCGGACAAGGTTCCCTTCAAGGTCCGGCTGCGCCGCGACCGCACGCTCATCCTGATGACGCTGCCGGTCATGGTCCTGCTCCTGCTCTTCAACTACGTCCCGCTGCTCGGCAACGTCGTCGCCTTCCAGGACTACGACCCGTACGTCTCCAGCAACGGCGTCACGGCGATCTTCCACAGTCCCTGGGTCGGCGTCGAGCAGTTCTCGCGGATGCTCGACGACCCGCTGTTCTGGAGCGCCGCGAAGAACACCATCGTGCTGTTCGTGCTTCAACTGGTGCTGTTCTTCCCGGTCCCCATCGCCCTGGCGCTGCTCATCAACAGCGTGATCCGGCCCCGGGTCCGGGCCGTGGCACAGGCGATCATGTATCTGCCGCACTTCTTCTCGTGGGTCCTCGTCGTCACGGTGTTCCAGCAGATCTTCGGCGGCGCGGGCATCATCGCCCAGACCCTGGAGAACCACGGCTGGACCGGCTTCGACCTGATGACCAACTCGGGCCTCTTCAAGTTCCTGGTCACCGCGCAGGCCGTCTGGAAGGACTCAGGCTGGGGGATCATCGTCTTCCTCGCCGCGCTGGCCGCCGTCAGCACCGACCTGTACGAGGCCGCCGCGATGGACGGCGCCGGGCGCTGGCGCCGGATGTGGCACGTGACGCTGCCCGCGCTGCGCCCGGTGATCGCGCTGCTGCTGGTCCTCAGGGTGGGCGACGCGCTCAGCGTCGGCTTCGAGCAGTTCCTGCTCCAGCGGTACGCGGTCGGGGCCGGGGCCAGCGAGGTCCTCGACACCTACGTGTGGAACATGGGTATCCAGAACGGCGATTTCAGCTATGCGGCCGCGGTCGGCCTGGTAAAGGGAGCCATCGGAGTGTGTCTCGTCCTGGGCGCGAACAAGTTCGCGCACCTGCTCGGTGAGCAGGGGGTGTACAAGAAGTGA
- a CDS encoding extracellular solute-binding protein → MTPNAASASGPSRRSFLASTAVATAAVAGGMPLLAACGGSDSGSREGTTSGKAADKLLPMFVASTVANPDLPSKNGSAAGYTGKVDLAALKSSVPDKLGTGAPFKIMSPFWGSPPKSGCAYYKALDAAAGTKITWQNQDGNTYGEKLGAVLASSSIPDMVVVPGWELVGKISNAVTAKFMDLSPYLAGDKVKKYPNLAAIPSDAWRMGIFGGALRGIPMPAATANWIAPLYRKDLFDKKGYSVPKSPDEFLSWAKEATSAKAKVWACGDMTWSAWSNFGVRSSGTIGWNIGDDGKLTYRVEQPEYLEALEWVRKLFDAGVVHPDDKARTGDAGQRFGAGQILVWNTNIADWYGKVSEQAQSNPDLQIEAIDLYGADGGNPTLWASQPATIWSLIRKGASKATIENALAAADFSAAPYGTKERMLVDYGVEGTHYTVKDGVPVKNDLGNSEVLNAWVMLAAPAAYFAHPDFPEVARKQVEWQQRMGAFMKKTSTYGMNIVEPSRYANLNSQFEQLELDYVRGNRKLSDVQAAISTWKSSGGDKLRDWYKELIDKNGSGN, encoded by the coding sequence ATGACGCCGAACGCCGCTTCCGCCTCCGGGCCGAGCCGGAGAAGTTTCCTCGCCTCGACGGCGGTCGCCACCGCCGCGGTGGCGGGCGGGATGCCGCTGCTTGCCGCCTGTGGCGGTTCGGACAGCGGATCGCGCGAGGGGACCACGTCGGGCAAGGCCGCGGACAAGCTGCTCCCGATGTTCGTCGCCAGCACGGTCGCCAATCCGGACCTTCCGTCGAAGAACGGTTCGGCCGCCGGCTACACCGGCAAGGTCGACCTCGCGGCCCTGAAGAGCTCGGTCCCGGACAAGCTCGGCACCGGCGCACCCTTCAAGATCATGTCCCCGTTCTGGGGCTCCCCGCCGAAGTCGGGCTGCGCCTACTACAAGGCGCTCGACGCCGCCGCGGGTACCAAGATCACCTGGCAGAACCAGGACGGCAACACCTACGGCGAGAAGCTCGGCGCCGTCCTCGCCTCCAGCTCCATACCCGACATGGTGGTCGTGCCCGGCTGGGAACTGGTCGGCAAGATCTCGAACGCCGTCACCGCGAAGTTCATGGACCTCAGCCCCTACCTGGCGGGCGACAAGGTCAAGAAGTACCCGAACCTGGCCGCGATCCCCTCCGACGCCTGGCGCATGGGCATCTTCGGCGGTGCGCTGCGCGGCATTCCGATGCCGGCCGCCACCGCGAACTGGATCGCGCCCCTGTACCGCAAGGACCTCTTCGACAAGAAGGGCTACTCGGTACCCAAGTCGCCCGACGAGTTCCTGAGCTGGGCCAAAGAGGCCACCAGCGCCAAGGCCAAGGTGTGGGCCTGCGGCGACATGACCTGGTCCGCGTGGAGCAACTTCGGCGTCCGCAGCTCCGGGACGATCGGCTGGAACATCGGGGACGACGGCAAGTTGACGTACCGGGTCGAACAGCCCGAGTACCTCGAAGCACTGGAGTGGGTCCGCAAGCTGTTCGACGCGGGTGTGGTCCACCCCGACGACAAGGCGCGCACGGGCGACGCCGGCCAGCGATTCGGCGCCGGACAGATCCTGGTCTGGAACACCAACATCGCCGACTGGTACGGAAAGGTCTCCGAGCAGGCCCAGTCCAACCCGGACCTCCAAATCGAGGCCATCGACCTCTACGGCGCCGACGGCGGCAACCCGACGCTGTGGGCCTCTCAGCCCGCCACCATCTGGTCATTGATCCGCAAGGGCGCCTCGAAGGCCACGATCGAGAACGCGCTGGCCGCCGCCGACTTCTCGGCCGCGCCCTACGGCACCAAGGAGCGGATGCTCGTCGACTACGGCGTCGAGGGCACCCACTACACCGTCAAGGACGGCGTCCCGGTCAAGAACGACCTCGGCAACTCCGAAGTGCTCAACGCCTGGGTGATGCTGGCCGCGCCGGCCGCCTACTTCGCCCACCCCGACTTCCCCGAGGTCGCCCGCAAGCAGGTCGAGTGGCAGCAGCGGATGGGCGCCTTCATGAAGAAGACGTCCACGTACGGCATGAACATCGTCGAGCCGTCGCGCTACGCGAACCTCAACAGCCAGTTCGAGCAGCTGGAGCTCGACTACGTGCGCGGCAACCGCAAGCTGTCGGACGTCCAGGCCGCCATCTCCACCTGGAAGTCCTCCGGCGGCGACAAGCTGCGCGACTGGTACAAGGAGCTCATCGACAAGAACGGCAGCGGCAACTGA
- a CDS encoding beta-galactosidase: MPGLGDATRGRVLFGGDYNPEQWPEETWHEDVRLMKDAGVNSVTLGVFSWARLEPQPGAREFGWLDRLMDLMHDNGIGVVLATPTSSPPPWMGRLHPETLPVAEDGRIEWWGGRQHFAHSSAVYRRYAAAITEDLAARYGGHPALTMWHINNEYCTYDWGDESATAFRRWLQDRYSTLDALNEAWGTAFWSQGYGDWDEILPPRLPHYMRNPTQVLDFKRFTSDALLECYLAERDIVRRHTPHVPVTTNFMPMWVGQDAWRWVQEEDVVSVDLYPDPRDPFGAQQGALVQDMTRSQARGPWMLMEQAAGPVNWRGVNHPKPRGLNRLWSLQAVARGADAVCYFQWRQSRQGAEKFHSGMVSHAGEQGRTFQEIKQLGAELAIISSEVTGSHTVNDIAVLHDWHAWWAGAQDGRLSSEVDYPQVVRAWHRALWEAHLATDFAHPEHDLSAYRLVVVPQLYLLTDAAIDNLLAYVRGGGTLVCGFLTGVGDEDDRVRPGGMDVRLRELFGLGTLHEWWPLDAGETVEADGFQGHLWSEELEADGADEVTPYKGGELDGLPAVLRKGCAWYVSTLPEPDALRDLLARIGADAGVRPVLEGLPAGVEAVRRGELLFVLNHGCDPVTVQVPGVHRDLLTGDIVMDAVSLGRYGVAVLKP, encoded by the coding sequence ATGCCGGGGCTCGGTGACGCGACCCGGGGGCGCGTCCTCTTCGGCGGTGACTACAACCCCGAGCAGTGGCCGGAGGAGACCTGGCACGAGGACGTCCGGCTGATGAAGGACGCCGGCGTCAACTCGGTCACCCTCGGCGTCTTCTCCTGGGCGAGGCTCGAACCCCAGCCGGGGGCAAGGGAGTTCGGCTGGCTGGACCGGCTGATGGACCTGATGCACGACAACGGCATCGGCGTCGTCCTGGCCACACCCACCTCCTCACCGCCGCCCTGGATGGGCCGGCTGCACCCGGAGACCCTGCCCGTCGCCGAGGACGGCCGGATCGAGTGGTGGGGCGGACGCCAGCACTTCGCGCACTCCAGCGCCGTCTACCGCCGCTACGCCGCCGCCATCACCGAGGACCTGGCAGCCCGCTACGGCGGCCATCCCGCCCTCACCATGTGGCACATCAACAACGAGTACTGCACCTACGACTGGGGCGACGAGTCGGCCACCGCGTTCCGCCGCTGGCTCCAGGACCGGTACAGCACGCTGGACGCCCTCAACGAAGCCTGGGGAACAGCCTTCTGGAGCCAGGGGTACGGCGACTGGGACGAGATCCTGCCGCCGCGACTCCCGCACTACATGCGCAACCCCACCCAGGTCCTCGACTTCAAACGCTTCACCTCCGACGCGCTCCTGGAGTGCTACCTCGCGGAACGCGACATCGTCCGCCGCCACACCCCGCACGTCCCGGTCACCACCAACTTCATGCCGATGTGGGTGGGACAGGACGCCTGGCGCTGGGTCCAGGAGGAGGACGTGGTCTCCGTCGACCTCTACCCCGATCCACGCGACCCGTTCGGTGCCCAACAGGGCGCACTCGTGCAGGACATGACGCGTTCCCAGGCGCGCGGCCCGTGGATGCTGATGGAACAGGCGGCCGGCCCGGTCAACTGGCGTGGCGTCAACCACCCCAAGCCGCGCGGCCTCAACCGACTCTGGTCCCTCCAGGCGGTGGCACGCGGCGCCGACGCCGTCTGCTACTTCCAGTGGCGCCAGTCCCGGCAGGGCGCCGAGAAGTTCCACTCCGGCATGGTCAGCCACGCCGGCGAACAAGGCCGTACCTTCCAGGAGATCAAGCAGCTCGGCGCCGAACTCGCGATCATCAGCAGCGAGGTGACGGGCAGTCACACCGTCAACGACATCGCCGTTCTCCACGACTGGCACGCATGGTGGGCCGGCGCCCAGGACGGCCGGCTCTCCTCCGAGGTGGACTACCCGCAGGTCGTGCGGGCCTGGCACCGCGCCCTGTGGGAGGCGCACCTCGCGACGGACTTCGCCCACCCCGAGCACGACCTGTCGGCCTACCGGCTCGTCGTCGTCCCGCAGTTGTACCTGCTCACGGACGCGGCGATCGACAACCTCCTCGCCTATGTACGTGGCGGCGGCACCCTCGTCTGCGGATTCCTGACCGGAGTCGGCGACGAGGACGACCGGGTGCGGCCCGGCGGAATGGACGTGCGGCTGCGCGAGCTGTTCGGGCTGGGCACCCTGCACGAGTGGTGGCCGCTGGACGCCGGTGAGACCGTCGAAGCGGACGGATTCCAGGGCCACTTGTGGTCCGAGGAGCTGGAGGCCGACGGCGCCGACGAGGTCACCCCGTACAAGGGCGGCGAACTCGACGGGCTGCCGGCGGTGCTGCGCAAGGGGTGCGCCTGGTACGTCTCCACGCTCCCCGAGCCCGACGCGCTGCGTGACCTTCTCGCGCGGATCGGCGCCGACGCGGGTGTCCGACCGGTGCTGGAGGGGCTGCCCGCCGGGGTCGAGGCGGTCCGGCGCGGTGAGCTGCTCTTCGTGCTCAACCACGGCTGCGACCCGGTCACCGTCCAGGTACCCGGCGTCCACCGGGACCTGCTGACCGGCGACATCGTCATGGACGCGGTGTCGCTGGGCCGGTACGGAGTGGCGGTGCTGAAGCCATGA
- a CDS encoding glycoside hydrolase family 3 C-terminal domain-containing protein: MTAQTPPSPPFRDPRLPTAKRIDDLLSRLTLDERVAFLHQYAPAVERLGVAAFRTGQEALHGVAWMGPATVFPQAVGLGATWNEELVHRVGEAVSREVRAMRARDDRVGLNVWAPTVNLLRHPLWGRNEEGYSEDPKLTSAIATAYTRGLRGDHPAYWRTAPVLKHWLAHNNETGRDVTSSSVRPRVLHEYDLRAFRETVEAGAVAGVMPAYNLVNGRPNHVSPLLGEHLRTWTDEDLLVCSDAVAPSNLVDSEHYFDTHEEATAAALIAGVDSFTDHGTDSSKIVARLQGALSQGLLTEEDIDRAVRRQLSVRFRLGEFDPQYDPYAGAPDFDTPAHRALARETAEQAIVLLKNDDDTLPLAPGSRVAVVGLLADECKTDWYSGTLIHRSTPLEALYERFGAEHVEFAEGVDRVRLRTSAGTFLHVRPAEDAPDIARGAEGALDPALLAGRTDLPALTADADGTEFALIDWGEGILTLRAPDGRYLSVAEDGYVRASADQPGGWVVQETFRLEPHGSGESHENRHLLRHVGTGRHVSVAADGVKVAEGNETPPEIFELIVAERGEESVKRVAARADVVVVVAGNDPHINGRETEDRTTLRLPAHQQRLLDAARAANPRTVLALVSAYPYAVDVTDLPAALWTAHGGQAAGTALARVLAGDVSPAGRLPQTWYADDADLPDLLDYDIIGSRQTYLYFEGTPLFPFGHGLSYASFAYADLTAETADDETLRVSFTVTNTGDVTADEVAQLYARAPESPVARPRRELLAHRRITLAPGVSAPVSFQLPLSCLEFWDVATGGRRLAPGAYEVLVGASSEDIRVRTTVQVTGTPSAPRPVRQLGLAAADFDEQTGAEIVDRTKVSGDAVTPSGGKEAELLYRDCDFGTGVAAITVEVAGEGVVEVVLDGDTEAAAVLTPTPTEGPYDYTTVRATLTVDRVHDLRLRLRGPLRLAHVGFSGRGLSGG, from the coding sequence GTGACCGCACAAACGCCGCCTTCGCCGCCATTCCGCGATCCGCGGCTGCCGACCGCGAAGCGCATCGACGATCTGCTGTCGCGCCTCACCCTCGACGAACGGGTGGCGTTCCTGCACCAGTACGCGCCCGCCGTCGAGCGGCTCGGCGTCGCCGCCTTCCGCACCGGCCAGGAGGCGCTGCACGGGGTGGCGTGGATGGGTCCGGCGACCGTGTTCCCGCAGGCGGTCGGTCTCGGCGCGACCTGGAACGAGGAGCTCGTGCACCGCGTCGGCGAGGCGGTGTCCAGGGAGGTCCGGGCGATGCGCGCCCGCGACGACCGCGTCGGCCTCAACGTCTGGGCGCCCACGGTCAACCTGCTGCGTCACCCCCTGTGGGGCCGCAACGAGGAGGGCTACTCGGAGGATCCGAAGCTGACCTCGGCGATCGCCACCGCGTACACCCGCGGCCTGCGCGGCGACCACCCCGCCTACTGGCGTACGGCCCCGGTCCTCAAGCACTGGCTGGCCCACAACAACGAGACCGGCAGGGACGTCACGTCCTCCTCGGTCCGCCCGCGCGTCCTGCACGAATACGATCTGCGCGCCTTCCGCGAGACCGTCGAGGCGGGCGCGGTGGCGGGTGTGATGCCCGCGTACAACCTGGTCAACGGCCGCCCCAACCACGTCTCGCCGCTCCTGGGCGAACACCTGCGCACCTGGACGGACGAGGATCTGCTGGTCTGCTCGGACGCCGTCGCGCCCTCCAACCTGGTCGACTCGGAGCACTACTTCGACACCCACGAGGAGGCGACGGCCGCCGCGCTGATCGCCGGCGTGGACAGCTTCACCGACCACGGCACGGACAGTTCGAAGATCGTCGCCCGTCTTCAAGGTGCCCTGTCCCAGGGCCTGTTGACGGAGGAGGACATCGACAGGGCGGTCCGCCGTCAGCTCTCGGTGCGCTTCCGTCTGGGTGAGTTCGACCCGCAGTACGACCCGTACGCGGGCGCCCCGGACTTCGACACCCCGGCCCATCGCGCCCTCGCGCGGGAGACGGCGGAACAGGCGATCGTCCTGCTGAAGAACGACGACGACACCCTCCCCCTGGCCCCCGGCTCGCGCGTGGCGGTCGTCGGTCTGCTCGCCGACGAGTGCAAGACCGACTGGTACAGCGGCACCCTCATCCACCGCTCGACACCGCTGGAGGCGTTGTACGAGCGCTTCGGCGCCGAGCACGTCGAGTTCGCCGAGGGCGTGGACCGGGTACGGCTGCGCACGTCGGCCGGTACGTTCCTGCACGTACGGCCCGCCGAGGACGCACCCGACATCGCCCGGGGCGCCGAGGGGGCACTGGACCCGGCGCTCCTCGCGGGCCGCACCGACCTGCCCGCGCTCACCGCCGACGCGGACGGCACCGAGTTCGCGCTGATCGACTGGGGCGAGGGCATCCTGACGCTGCGGGCGCCCGACGGCCGGTACCTCTCGGTCGCCGAGGACGGCTACGTACGGGCGTCGGCGGACCAGCCGGGCGGCTGGGTCGTCCAGGAGACCTTCCGCCTGGAGCCCCACGGGTCCGGTGAGTCCCACGAGAACCGTCACCTCCTCAGGCACGTCGGTACGGGTCGCCACGTCTCTGTCGCCGCCGACGGCGTGAAAGTTGCCGAGGGGAACGAGACTCCTCCGGAGATCTTCGAACTGATCGTCGCCGAACGTGGTGAGGAATCGGTGAAGAGAGTGGCGGCGCGGGCGGACGTGGTCGTGGTGGTCGCGGGCAACGACCCGCACATCAACGGCCGCGAGACCGAGGACCGCACGACGCTCCGCCTCCCCGCCCACCAGCAGCGCCTGCTGGACGCGGCCCGCGCCGCGAACCCCCGGACGGTCCTGGCCCTGGTCTCGGCGTACCCGTACGCGGTGGACGTCACGGACCTCCCGGCCGCCCTGTGGACGGCGCACGGCGGGCAGGCGGCGGGCACGGCCCTGGCCCGCGTCCTGGCCGGCGACGTCTCGCCGGCGGGCCGCCTCCCGCAGACCTGGTACGCCGACGACGCCGACCTTCCCGACCTGCTGGACTACGACATCATCGGCTCCCGGCAGACGTACCTCTACTTCGAGGGAACACCCCTGTTCCCCTTCGGCCACGGCCTGTCGTACGCGTCGTTCGCGTACGCCGACCTCACGGCCGAGACGGCGGACGACGAGACGCTGCGGGTGTCGTTCACCGTCACCAACACCGGGGACGTCACGGCGGACGAGGTGGCGCAGCTGTACGCGAGGGCGCCCGAGTCACCGGTCGCCCGCCCGCGCAGGGAGCTGCTGGCCCACCGCCGGATCACCCTGGCCCCGGGAGTGTCGGCCCCGGTCTCCTTCCAACTCCCGCTCAGCTGCCTGGAGTTCTGGGACGTGGCGACCGGCGGCCGACGCCTCGCACCGGGCGCGTACGAGGTCCTGGTGGGCGCGTCGAGCGAGGACATCCGCGTGCGTACGACGGTCCAGGTGACCGGCACCCCGTCGGCACCCCGCCCGGTACGTCAACTGGGTCTGGCGGCGGCCGACTTCGACGAGCAGACCGGCGCCGAGATCGTCGACCGTACGAAGGTGTCGGGCGACGCGGTGACGCCGTCGGGCGGCAAGGAGGCCGAACTGCTCTACCGGGACTGCGACTTCGGGACGGGCGTCGCCGCGATCACGGTCGAGGTGGCCGGCGAGGGAGTGGTGGAGGTCGTACTCGACGGCGACACGGAAGCCGCGGCCGTCCTGACTCCGACGCCGACCGAGGGCCCGTACGACTACACGACGGTCCGGGCCACGCTCACCGTCGACCGCGTGCACGACCTGCGCCTCAGACTGCGCGGCCCGTTGCGGCTGGCGCACGTCGGCTTCTCCGGCCGGGGCCTGTCCGGCGGATGA